The DNA region CCTGCTTGCCCTGCAGCAGTACCTGTTCGATGCAGCGCAGGTAGACCTCGGTTTTGCCGCTGCCCGTTACCCCCTGCAGCAGGTGGCAGTGAAAGCGGTCAAGATCGCACTCGATGCGATCCAGTGCACCTTGCTGGTCGGCATTGAGGGGAAGGGGGGCTTCATGAAGCAGGGGGCTGGGCCAGTGCACCGGCTCCTCCCTCTGTTCGCACACCAGCAGCTGTTTTTCCCGCAGTGTCTTGAGAGTGGGGGTGGAGATCCCGAGGCTGGCGAGCAAAGGCTGGCTGACCCCCTTGGGGTGGCGGGCCAGCTCCTCCATGGCCTGCAACTGCCTGGGTGCCCGTTGTAACTGCTGGCGCAGCTTGTCATCCAGTGGTTGCAGGCAACGCCAGTGGGGCTCGGCCAGGCTGGTGGCGTGACCCTGGCGCAGCAGGGCAGGCAGCGCGACGCTGAGGGTATCTCCCAGACTGTGGTGGTAGTAGTCGGCACACCAGCGGCACAGCTCCAGCAGTGCGTCGGGGAGCAGAGGGGTGCTATCGATCAGCTCGATGGCGGTTTTCAGCTGTTCGGGGGCCAGCTCGCTGTTATCGGTTTGCTCGACCAGCAGGCCGATCAGGGTGCGATTGCCAAAGGGCACGCTGATGCGTACCCCCGGCACCAGTGTGGCCTGGGACCAGGACTCGGGAACTCGGTAGTCGAACAGGCGCCGCAGGGGGGAGGGAAGCGCCATACGCAGGATCCTTCCAGGGTGTTCGCTAGCGTGCATCGAGTGGGGGTGCCTTCATGGGTGGTTGGGCCGATTCGCTATGGTATCACCCTGCGCGGTAGGGGGAAGTTTTTAGGCGGGCTGGGCGGGCTTGCTTATTGATCAAAATCTGGTAGGATGCGCGATCTCAATTTTTGCCTCGCCGTTGGTGGAGCAAAACTTCGGATGCGGTGCCAGGCAACGGGCCTGGTGGCGGCATTCAGCTACTCTCAGAGGAATACACCATGAAGCCCGAAATTCATCCCGCTTACGAAGAGATCGAAGCGACCTGCAGCTGCGGTAATGTGATCAAAACCCGCTCTACCCTGTGCAAGCCCATTCACCTGGACGTTTGCTCAGCCTGCCACCCGTTCTATACCGGTAAGCAGAAGGTCCTCGACAGCGGCGGCCGTATCGAGCGCTTCAAGCAGCGCTTCGGTGCTCGCACTACCCGCAAGTAAGGGGTTCTCCCTGATGGGAGTCTGGAAAAAGGCGCTTGTTGCAAGCGCCTTTTTTATTGCCTGGAATTTGGCCCAGGCCCAGTCCTGTGGCCCCGAGGGGACGCTGGAACGCGTCGAGTGGCAACGGGTGTTCGATGGCGATACCTTGCTGCTGAGGGATGGTCGTCGCGTCAGGCTGGTGGGGGTCAACACGCCGGAGCTGGGGCGCGATGGGCGGTCGGACGGGGTGGGGGCGCGGGCGGCTAAAGCCTTTGTCGAACAGCGGTTGCGAGGGGGCGAACCCTTGCTGATCGAGCCGGCGGAGCAGCCTCGGGATCGCTATGGGCGACTGCTGGCGCGCGTGTATCTGGGGCAGGAGCGGCGCAGTCTGTCCGAGCTGCTGCTGGAGCAGGGGTTGGGGGTGCTGGTGGTCGTGCCTCCCAACGAGCGGGGATGGGGCTGCCTGGCCCAGGCGGAGGCGCGTGCCCGTGCACGCCGGTTAGGTGTGTGGAGGTCACTTCCCTCATCGCTTTCCGGCCTCACACACAGTGGTTTTTACCTGCTGGAGGGGCGGGTCACCGGAGTTAATGAGGGCGGTGACGCGCTGTGGGTGGCATTGGGCGAGCGGCTGGTGTTGCGGTTCTCCCGTCACGACCTTGCGCGCTTTCCGGCCCTTGAACGGCGGCTGCTTAAGGGACAGCGGCTGGAGGTGCGAGGCTGGGTTATTGACCGCCAAGCGCGAGGGGGTAAACTGAAACCAGGCCATAGGCGCTGGATGCTGCCGGTACGCCATCCGGCGATGGTACGCTTTATTGATTAATGGTTGAGGCTAGGGAGAGGTCAGGTGTTAGCGAGCTTGCGCAGGGGGTCCGGAAGCGGTGGTCTGCTGGGTCCGGTAATAATGCTGTTGCTACTGGCCAGTCTGCAGGGGTGTGCGCGTAACCCGGCAACGGGGAATCATGATTTTGTGCTGATCTCCGAGGCGGACGAGATCAGCATGGGGCGCCAATACAGCCAGGATATTCGCAAGCAGTACCCCTTCTACGAGGACCAGAGACTGCAGCAGTATGTGCAGTCGGTGGGGCGCAAGGTGGCAGCCAATAGCCATCGCAGCGAACTCGAATATCAGTTCACCGTGATCGACACCCCCGATATCAACGCCTTCGCGCTGCCCGGAGGCTTCATCTATATTCACCGCGGGCTGATGGCCTACCTCAACTCCGAGGCGGAGCTGGCGGCGGTGCTGGCCCACGAGGTAGGGCACGTGACCGCGCGCCACAGCGTGCAGCAGCAAAGCATGGCGATGGCGGGCAATGTGCTCAGCCAGGTGGTGGCCGTCTACGCCGGCGGTGCGGTGGGAGACCTGAGTAATATCGCCAGTACGGCGCTGGTGCGGGGCTACGGTCGTGATCATGAGCTGGAGGCCGATGGTTTCGGTGCCCAGTACCTCGCCAACGCCGGCTATGACCCCCAGGCCATGATTGAAGTGATAGAGGTACTGAAAAACCAGGAAACCTTTGCTCGCTTGCGGGCCAAGGAGAGTGGTCAGGAGGTGGTTGGCTATCACGGTCTTTTTTCAACCCATCCCGCCAATGATGAGCGCCTGCAGGGCGTAGTGGGTCAGGTGCCCGCAGTGGTCAATGGGCGGGTGGGACGCGAGGCGTACCTGAAGGCGATAGAGGGGATGGCCTTTGGCAACAGCGCTTCCCAGGGGATTGTGGACGGACGTTACTTCCTGCATAAGCCGATGAACCTGAAAGTCAGCTTTCCCGAGGGGTGGAAGTTGCAAAACCAGCCCCAGCAACTGGTCGCGATTGCACCCGATGAGCAGGCCTTTTTACTGCTGCAGCTGGGAGAGATCAAGGATGGCTATACCCCAGCGGAATACTTGCGCGAACGCATTGGCCGAAGTGAATTCAGGGCGGGAGAGGAGATATCGGGTAAAGGCTATCGTGGCTACAGTGCGGTGGTTGACCCCAGGGGTAAGCCGCTTCACCGTATCGCGGTTATCTACTATCAAGGCAAGGTGTTCGAGCTGATCGGGTCGGTCAAAAACGAGCGTGAGTTTGATGCTTTTGATGAAAAGATGCGCGCGGCAATCACCAGCTTTCAGTCCCTGCCCAAGGCGGACTATGACAAGGCGGACGGGTTGCATATCAAGGCTGTGCGCGCAAGGAAGGGGGATCGATTTGCCCTGCTGGCTCGCCGTAGCCCGCTATCCCGCTACGGAGAGGAGCAGCTTCGGCTCATTAACGATCGGTACCCGGAGGGGGAGCCGGCGCCCGGGCAGTGGCTCAAGCTAATCTATTGATCAGGGTGATGTTCACTATAAGGCCCGTCCGCTTGTGAGGGGAATCGGTTTTCTATATCCTTTGGCTCCCCATAATTCACTAGATCGGGACATACGCCATGTCTGAGGATATGAAACAAGCGGCACTTGATTATCATGCCAACCCCAAGCCGGGCAAGATCAGCGTAGAACTGACTACCCCTGCCGGATCTCAGCGCGACCTGTCGCTGGCCTACAGCCCAGGTGTGGCTGAGCCAGTGCGGGAGATCGCCAAAGACCCCGAAAACGCCTACAAATACACCGCCAAGGGTAACCTGGTAGCGGTCATCAGTAACGGTAGCGCGATTCTTGGTTTGGGCAACCTGGGCTCTCTGGCCAGCAAGCCTGTAATGGAGGGTAAAGCCCTGCTGTTCAAGAAGTTCGCCGGCATCGATTCCATCGATATCGAGGTGGATACCCAGGATCCCCAGGAGATCATTGATACCGTGAAGCTGATCGCCAACACCTTTGGAGGCATCAACCTCGAGGATATCAAGGCTCCCGAGTGTTTTGAGGTTGAACGGGTGCTGATTGAGCAGTGCGATATCCCGGTATTCCACGATGACCAGCACGGTACTGCCATTGTAACGGCGGCCGGCATGCTGAATGCGCTGGAGATTGCGGGTAAAACCATCGACCAGGCCAAAATGGTGGTGTTGGGTGCCGGTGCGGCCGCAATCGCCTGTACCAAGCTGCTGGTCAGCTGCGGTATGAAGCCTGAGCATATCTACATGCTCGATCGCAAAGGGGTGATTCATTCCGGGCGTGACGACCTTAATGAGTATAAGGCTGAGTTTGCCATCGAAACCGACAAGCGCACCCTGGATGATGCCATTGACGGTGCCGATGTGTTCCTGGGTTTGTCCGGTCCTGACCTGCTGTCGGGTGACCAGCTGGCTAAAATGGCAAAGGATCCCATCGTCTTTGCCTGCTCGAACCCGGATCCCGAGATCAAGCCCGAGTTGGCGCTGGCCACCCGTAGCGATGTCATCATGGCGACCGGTCGTTCCGACTATCCCAACCAGGTGAACAACGTGCTGGGCTTCCCCTTCATTTTCCGCGGTGCGCTGGATGTACGCGCCTCAGCGATCAATGAGGAGATGAAAGTGGCAGCGGCTTATGCCATCAAGGATCTCGCCAAGGAGCCGGCCACCGATGAGGTGCTGAAGGCTTACGGTGTGGACAGCCTGGTGTTTGGGCGTGATTACATCATTCCCAAGCCGATGGATTCCCGACTGCTGGGAGCGGTATCGGGTGCGGTTGCCAAGGCGGCCGTGGATAGCGGTGTTGCCCGCTTACCCTACCCAAGCAACTATCCGCTGAACTCGATGGACGACATCTGAGGATAGCCGGATAAAAAAACGCCCCGTTCATCGGGGCGTTTTTTTTTGCTCGCTAGGCGGGCGTACTAGAACAGCTCTTGTGGAAGCGTGCCGGGGCTCTCCTCCAGCTCCAGGCGAGGGGCAGGGGTAGCGCTGGCGACCGGTGCGAATTCGCGCCGGAACACTTCAAAGATCGCGCCGGGGCTGCCGCTGGCTGCCGGTGTTCCATCCTCCGCATTGATGCGCATGGTGATAATGCCTTCGGGTTGCGCGAGGGGCTGTTCGGGGGTCTCTTTCAGGGCCTGCGTCATGTAGTCGACCCAGATCGGCAGGGCGGCTGTGCCCCCATACTCCCGTCGGCCAAGAGTCACCGGCTGGTCGAAGCCGACCCACACGGTGGTGTGTACCTCGGGGTTGAAGCCGGAAAACCAGGCATCTTTCTGATCGTTGGTGGTGCCGGTCTTGCCGCCGATATCCTTGCGCCCCAGTGCGCGGGCGCGACGCCCTGTGCCCGACTGTATGACGTCGCGCAGCATGGTGGTCATGATGTAGTTAACCCGCTCATCCATAATGCGCTGTGCCGGGATTGGCGTGATGGAAGCCTGTTCGATTTCCATGCTTGCCGCCTCGCTGGCGAGGGGGGTGGCGGTATCCAACGGGGCTGGGGCAGCGAGGGCGCTGAGAGAGGCGGTTTCGGCTTCAGGGGTGCACTCGCTGCGGCAGACTCGGTGAGGCTGCATCTCGAATCGGGTCTCATCCAGCAGGTCAATGCGCTGGATAAAGTGGGGGATGACTCGGTACCCGCCATTGGCGATCGCCATGTAGCCGGCGGCCAGGTCGTAGGGGGGCATGGTGGCGCTCCCCAGGGCCAGCGAGAGGTCTTTAGGGAGGCGCTCAGGGTCAAACCCGAAGCGCTGCACATAGGCGCGCGCCTTGGCGATGCCGATCTCCTGCAGCAGGCGAATGGAGACCAGGTTGCGGGAGTTGTAGAGCGCTGTTCTCAACCGGGTAGGGCCGTAGAATCGACCGCTGTCGTTCTGTGGACGCCAGGTGTCTTCCAGGCTTTGATCCTCAAACACCACGGGGGCATCATTAATGATGGAGGCGGCGGTAAATCCGTTTTCCAGCGCAGCGCTATAGATGAAGGGCTTGATATTGGAGCCTACCTCTCGCTCCGCCTGAGTGGCCCGGTTGAATTTGCTGGAGTGGAAATTAAACCCTCCTACCAGGGCCAGGAGGGCGCCGTCGTCAGGACGGAAGGATACGAGAGCACCTTGCACCACGGGCTGTTGGGCAAGCCAGTAGCTGCCATCGGCTTGCCGCTCAACTCGAACCAGGTCTCCCCGAGTGACAACATCAGAGGCCTGTTCTGGCTTCTCTCCCAGTGTGTTGACGTCAATATAACGCCTGGCCCAGGCCAGTCCCTCCCAGGGGATGGTGGCTACTCCGTCCCGCAGCATCACTTCGGCTTGCTGCCCCTCGGTGCGGATCACCAGGGCCGGCAGCAGGGGGCCGACCGCCGGAGTGGCTTTCAGGCTGTCCAGGGCGGGCTCAAGGGCATTATCGTCCGTAAGGGGGAGCTGGCTTTCCGGGCCGCGGTAACCGTGGCGGCGGTCATATTCCATTAAGCCTTGTTGTGTGGCGCGGGTGGCGGCTTGCTGGAGGCTGCTGTCGATGGTTGTAATGACGCGGTAGCCGTCGGTGTAGATATCGCTGCCATAACGTTCGAGCAGATCGGCACGGACCATCTCGGCGATGTAAGGCGCATCGACCTCGTTTTGGAGTCCGTGATAGCTGGCAGTGACCGGCTCGGTGACGGCTGCATCGTGGGCGCTTTGGTCAATATGCCCCAGCTCCAGCATGCGCCCCAGGATCCAGTTACGCCGAATGATGGCGCGCTGGGGGTTGACGATCGGGTTGTAGCGCGATGGCGCTTTGGGCAGGCCGGCGATCATCGCCAGCTGGGCGAGTGAAAGCTGTTCTATGGGCTGGCCATAATAGACCTGTGCGGCGGCCTCGATGCCGTAGGCGCGATTGCCCAGATAGATCTTGTTGAGGTAGAGCTCCAGTATCTGCTCTTTGGTGAGTTCGCTTTCGATATCAAGCGCCAGAAGTATCTCGTTGAATTTTCTTGAAAAAACACGCTTATTGGAGAGGAAGAAGTTTTTCGCGACCTGCATGGTGATGGTGCTGCCGCCGCTCTGGATCTGGCCGCTCTGGATCAGTTGGGCGGCCGCACGCAACAGCCCCCTGATATCCACTCCGTGGTGCTCATAAAAGCGGTCATCCTCGGCGGACAAAACGGCTTGAATCATGGCGGAGGGTATTTGTTGAAAATGCAAAGGGGTGCGCCGTTTTTCACCGAACTCTGCTATAAGTTTAGAGTCGCTGGTGTAGATTCTCAGGGGAGTCTGCAGGCGAACGTCCTTCAGGCTCTCTACGGTAGGTAATCCGGGGCTCAGGTAGAGATAGGCGCTGGCAAAAATGAGCACCGAGCCACAGATTAAGAGAAAAGTCGCCCAGCACAGGAGTCGGGCAAGACGCAGAGTGCTTTTCATGAAATTCCAAACAAATT from Aestuariirhabdus litorea includes:
- a CDS encoding M48 family metalloprotease, with protein sequence MLASLRRGSGSGGLLGPVIMLLLLASLQGCARNPATGNHDFVLISEADEISMGRQYSQDIRKQYPFYEDQRLQQYVQSVGRKVAANSHRSELEYQFTVIDTPDINAFALPGGFIYIHRGLMAYLNSEAELAAVLAHEVGHVTARHSVQQQSMAMAGNVLSQVVAVYAGGAVGDLSNIASTALVRGYGRDHELEADGFGAQYLANAGYDPQAMIEVIEVLKNQETFARLRAKESGQEVVGYHGLFSTHPANDERLQGVVGQVPAVVNGRVGREAYLKAIEGMAFGNSASQGIVDGRYFLHKPMNLKVSFPEGWKLQNQPQQLVAIAPDEQAFLLLQLGEIKDGYTPAEYLRERIGRSEFRAGEEISGKGYRGYSAVVDPRGKPLHRIAVIYYQGKVFELIGSVKNEREFDAFDEKMRAAITSFQSLPKADYDKADGLHIKAVRARKGDRFALLARRSPLSRYGEEQLRLINDRYPEGEPAPGQWLKLIY
- the rpmE gene encoding 50S ribosomal protein L31; amino-acid sequence: MKPEIHPAYEEIEATCSCGNVIKTRSTLCKPIHLDVCSACHPFYTGKQKVLDSGGRIERFKQRFGARTTRK
- a CDS encoding penicillin-binding protein 1A gives rise to the protein MKSTLRLARLLCWATFLLICGSVLIFASAYLYLSPGLPTVESLKDVRLQTPLRIYTSDSKLIAEFGEKRRTPLHFQQIPSAMIQAVLSAEDDRFYEHHGVDIRGLLRAAAQLIQSGQIQSGGSTITMQVAKNFFLSNKRVFSRKFNEILLALDIESELTKEQILELYLNKIYLGNRAYGIEAAAQVYYGQPIEQLSLAQLAMIAGLPKAPSRYNPIVNPQRAIIRRNWILGRMLELGHIDQSAHDAAVTEPVTASYHGLQNEVDAPYIAEMVRADLLERYGSDIYTDGYRVITTIDSSLQQAATRATQQGLMEYDRRHGYRGPESQLPLTDDNALEPALDSLKATPAVGPLLPALVIRTEGQQAEVMLRDGVATIPWEGLAWARRYIDVNTLGEKPEQASDVVTRGDLVRVERQADGSYWLAQQPVVQGALVSFRPDDGALLALVGGFNFHSSKFNRATQAEREVGSNIKPFIYSAALENGFTAASIINDAPVVFEDQSLEDTWRPQNDSGRFYGPTRLRTALYNSRNLVSIRLLQEIGIAKARAYVQRFGFDPERLPKDLSLALGSATMPPYDLAAGYMAIANGGYRVIPHFIQRIDLLDETRFEMQPHRVCRSECTPEAETASLSALAAPAPLDTATPLASEAASMEIEQASITPIPAQRIMDERVNYIMTTMLRDVIQSGTGRRARALGRKDIGGKTGTTNDQKDAWFSGFNPEVHTTVWVGFDQPVTLGRREYGGTAALPIWVDYMTQALKETPEQPLAQPEGIITMRINAEDGTPAASGSPGAIFEVFRREFAPVASATPAPRLELEESPGTLPQELF
- a CDS encoding malic enzyme-like NAD(P)-binding protein yields the protein MSEDMKQAALDYHANPKPGKISVELTTPAGSQRDLSLAYSPGVAEPVREIAKDPENAYKYTAKGNLVAVISNGSAILGLGNLGSLASKPVMEGKALLFKKFAGIDSIDIEVDTQDPQEIIDTVKLIANTFGGINLEDIKAPECFEVERVLIEQCDIPVFHDDQHGTAIVTAAGMLNALEIAGKTIDQAKMVVLGAGAAAIACTKLLVSCGMKPEHIYMLDRKGVIHSGRDDLNEYKAEFAIETDKRTLDDAIDGADVFLGLSGPDLLSGDQLAKMAKDPIVFACSNPDPEIKPELALATRSDVIMATGRSDYPNQVNNVLGFPFIFRGALDVRASAINEEMKVAAAYAIKDLAKEPATDEVLKAYGVDSLVFGRDYIIPKPMDSRLLGAVSGAVAKAAVDSGVARLPYPSNYPLNSMDDI
- a CDS encoding thermonuclease family protein; amino-acid sequence: MGVWKKALVASAFFIAWNLAQAQSCGPEGTLERVEWQRVFDGDTLLLRDGRRVRLVGVNTPELGRDGRSDGVGARAAKAFVEQRLRGGEPLLIEPAEQPRDRYGRLLARVYLGQERRSLSELLLEQGLGVLVVVPPNERGWGCLAQAEARARARRLGVWRSLPSSLSGLTHSGFYLLEGRVTGVNEGGDALWVALGERLVLRFSRHDLARFPALERRLLKGQRLEVRGWVIDRQARGGKLKPGHRRWMLPVRHPAMVRFID